Sequence from the Halobaculum rubrum genome:
GGGTCGTCGGGGCGCTCGTCCCTGGCGCCGTGATCCTCGCCGTCGGCGTCGTCGCCGGTCGGATCGGCGCGCCGGTGCCGCCGGCGGCGGCCGCGGGCGTTGCGCTGGTAATCGTCGCGCTCGGCGTCGGCGCCGCGTTCGTGCGCTATCGGGTGTGGCGCTTCGAGGTGCGTGACGACTCCCTGTATCTGGTTCGCGGCGTCCTCACCCGCGTCGACACCTCGGTGCCGTACGTGCGCGTCCAACACGTCGACACCCGGCGCGGGCCGATCGAACGCACGCTCGGGCTGGCCTCGGTCGTCGTCTACACGGCCGGCTCCCGCGGCGCCGACATCACGATCCCCGGGCTGACGCCGGCGCGGGCGAGCGACCTGCGCGAGCGCCTGCGCGAGCTCGCGACCGAGTCGGAGTTCGACGCCGTCTGATGGTTCGACTCCACCCCGCCTCCGCCGCCGTCAGCGCGCTCCGCTCCGGCGGCCAACTGGCGCTGTTCGCGCTGTTCGCGAGCACCGCGTTCGTCGGCAT
This genomic interval carries:
- a CDS encoding PH domain-containing protein; the protein is MESLNSRVRLAWVVGALVPGAVILAVGVVAGRIGAPVPPAAAAGVALVIVALGVGAAFVRYRVWRFEVRDDSLYLVRGVLTRVDTSVPYVRVQHVDTRRGPIERTLGLASVVVYTAGSRGADITIPGLTPARASDLRERLRELATESEFDAV